The Pseudomonas putida nucleotide sequence CCCCCGCACCGCTGGCCGCCTGGCCGCTTTCCTTCAGGGCCTTGGTGACCTCGGGTGGCATGTACTTCTCGTCGTGCTTGGCCAGTACTTCGTCAGCCACCACCACGCCGTCGCCATTGAGCTTGCCGAGGGCGACGATGCCCTGCCCTTCACGGAACAGGTCCGGCAGGATCCCGCGGTAGGTGATTGGCACCGACTTGTTGAAGTCGGTGACTACGAAGCGCACGTCGAGCGAGTCGGAGGAACGTTGCACCGAGCCCTTCTCGACCATGCCGCCGGCACGAATGCGCGTGTCCAGCGGCGCCTCGCCGTTGGCGATCTGGGTCGGGGTGTAGAACAGGTTGATGTTCTGCTGCAGGGCGCTCAAGGCAAAGCCGACGGCAACCGCAACCCCGGCCAGCAGGCCGAGGATAATGAACAGGCGTTTCTTGCGCTGCGGATTCACTGGTGGTTCTCCCGGCGCAAACGGCGCGCCTCATCTTGCAGGTAGCGACGGCGGGCCAGCAGCGGTGCAGCGACATTCAGCGCCAGCACCGCCAGGCAGATGCCATAGGCCGACCAGACATACAGGGCGTGGTGGCCCATGGCGAGAAAATCGCCGAAGGAAGCGAAACTCATCGCGCGGCCCTCCGCCCCAGGCTGTTCAACACTTCATCCTTGACCCAACTGGCGCGCGCCTCGCGCTTGAGCACTTCAAGGCGCATGCGCAGCAGCAGCACGGCACCGAAGAAGCAGTAGAAACCCAGCGCCGTGCACAGCAGCGGCAGCCACATTTCGGCCGGCATCGCCGGTTTTTCGGTGAGGGTGAAGGTCGCGCCCTGGTGCAGGGTGTTCCACCACTCCACCGAGTACTTGATGATCGGAATGTTGATCACGCCGACAATGGCCAGCACCGCGCAAGCCTTGGCCGCGCTGTCGCGGTTGCTGATGGCCTGGCCCAGGGCGATGATGCCGAAGTACAGGAACAGCAGGATCAGCATCGACGTCAGCCGTGCGTCCCAGACCCACCAGCTGCCCCAGGTCGGTTTGCCCCAGATGGCCCCGGTGACCAGCGCCACGGCGGTCATCCAGGCACCGATGGGTGCCGCACATTGCAGGGCGACATCGGCCAGTTTCATCTTCCATACCAGCCCCACCACGCCGGCCACTGCCAGCAGTACATAGCAGGACTGCGCCAGCATCGCCGCCGGCACGTGAATATAGATGATGCGGAAGCTATTGCCCTGCTGGTAGTCCTCTGGGGCGAAAGCCAGGCCCCAGACCACGCCGGTGACCAGCAGCAGCACGGCGGAAACGGCCAGCCATGGCAGCATGCGGCCGCTGATGGCATAGAACCATTTCGGCGAACCCAGTTTGTGGAACCACGTCCAGCTCATTTTCATCAGGTACATCCAGGGTATTAGCCGGGCTTGAGAGCCCGGGACTCGTTATTCGCCGACGCTGATCTTCAGGCCGGCCGCTATCGCAAAGGGCGCCAGGGTAACCGCCAGGGCTGTCAGGCTGGCGAGCCAGAGCAAATGGCCAGTGGCAGGCATATTTTGCAATGCCGCCTGCAGTGCACCACTGCCCAGGATCAATACAGGGATATACAACGGCAGAATCAGCAACGCCAGTAACAAACCACCGCGCTTGAGACCGACCGTCAGCGCCGCGCCAACAGCGCCTAGCAGGCTCAATACCGGCGTGCCCAGCAGCAGCGAGCCGAGCAGCACCGGCAGGCAGTGGCTGGGCAAGCCAAGCATCAGCGCCAGCAATGGCGCCAACAATACCAGCGCCAGCCCGGAAAAGATCCAGTGCGCCAGCACCTTGGCCAGTACCAGCATGGCCAGCGGATGCGGCGACAGCACCCACTGCTCCAGCGAACCGTCCTCAAAGTCGCTGCGGAACAGGCCGTCGAGCGACAACAACACGGACAGCAAGGCTGCGACCCAGACCAATCCAGGCGACAAGGTTTGCAACAATTGGCTTTCCGGCCCCACCGCCAGCGGGAACAACGCCACGACGATGGCGAAGAACACCAGCGGGTTGGCCAGTTCCGCCGGGCGGCGGAACAGCAGGCGCGCCTCACGGCGCAGCAACAGGATGAATACGCTCATGCCGCCCATTGCCCCAGATTGAGTTCCCGGTAGCCGGTCGGCTTGCACTCCAGCGTGTGGTGCGTCGTCAGCACCACCGTGCCGCCCTGTTCGCAGTGGGCCGCCAGATGCACTTCGAGCTGGGCCACGCCCTGCTTGTCGAGGGCGGTAAAGGGTTCGTCGAGGATCCACAGCGGCGGGCTGTCCAGGTGCAGCCGGGCCAGGGCCACGCGGCGCTGCTGGCCGGCAGACAGGGTATGGCAGGCAACGTCTTCGAAACCGCGCAGCCCGACCGCTTCGAGTGCCGACCAGATGGCTTCAGGGGTGGCCGGTTGGTGCAGTGCACAAAGCCAGGTGAGATTCTCCTCCGCCGTGAGCAGGTCCTTGATACCGGCAGCGTGGCCGATCCACAGCAGGATGCTGGCCAGAGCGTGGCGCTTTTCGCCGAGCGGCTGGCCACCCAGCAGGATCTGCCCGGCAGTCGGCTGCATCAGCCCGGCCAACAGGCGCAGCAGGCTGGTCTTGCCGCTACCGTTGGGGCCGCTGATCTGCAGCATGTCGCCGGGGCGCAGCTCGAAATCGAGGTGCTCGAACAACAGGCGCCAGTCGCGCTCGCAGGCCAGGCCCACGGCTTGGAGGTGAAGGGTCACGGATTCGCCTTATCTATATGCTTCTCAAGTCGCCCAACTCGCTGCCGTTATACTGGCAGTGACAGACGGCAGGCATTATTACATGTGCTGCCACGCTGCCAAGAGGGCGGGCTCCACAGGTTGTATACAATCATGACTGAAATCAATAGTCTCGGCGCACAAACCGCCATCAATCCGCAGGCGATCAAGGCCCAGCTGACCGGCGAGCTGCTCAACCTGACCCAGGCGCAGCCCGGCCTGCTCAAGCCCGGCGAAACCGCCCAGGCCGAAGTGCTGGCGATGCGTCAGAGCGGCAGTACCTTCCAGCTGGTGCTGCAAGTGATTCAGGCCAGCGGCAGCCAGACCCAGCTCCAGGCCACTGCCAGCCAGCCGTTCGCGCAAGGCAGCCAGTTCACCATCAGCCAGCCAGAGAGCAACCGCCTGGCCGTCATGGTGCAGCAAGCCAGTGCCAGCAACGTCGCCACACTCACCCAGCTCGATACCAGCAAGGTGCCGGTCGGTACCCTGCTGCAGGGCAAGGTTCTTACCAACCAGCCGCTGCCACAAGCGGCGGGCGAAGTGGCCAGCTTCCGCTCGCAGGTCAGCCTGCTCAACACTGCCCAGGCCGGTGCCACGTTGACCATCGACAGCCCGCGCCCGCTGCCGATCGGTAGCCTGCTCAGTGCCCTGGTGCAAGGTGACCAGTCGCTGCGTTTCGTGCCACTCAGCGGTCGCCAGGAACAATTGAACATCGCCCAGCAGTTGCTGACTCAGCAGGGCCGCCAGGCCTCCCTGCCCGGCCTGCTCGGCGCGCTGCAGCAGATTGCCAACAGCCCGGGCAGTGACGGTGAACTGCGCAGCACCGCCAGCAACCTGCTGGCCAGCCTGCCGGATGCCCGTCAGCTAAGTGACGGCAAGACGCTCGCCCAAGCCTTGAGCAACAGCGGCGCCTTTCTCGAGGCCAAGTTGCTTGGCGGCCTCAGCGCCAGCGTGGCCACCGACCTCAAGGCACAACTGGTGCGGCTGGTAGCGCAGGCCTCGGCCAGCGCGCAGGCCAGCCCGGTGACCGCCGCCAGCACCCTGGCCCAGGCGCTGCCGGCCATGGCCCGCAGCGCACTGGGCATGCTCGACCGGGTCAGCCCAAGGACACCGCCAGGCGCATTCCCGCTGCCCTCACGGTTGCTGCAGGCCATGGAAAACGAAGGCGACCTGCAGCAATTGCTGCGCCTGGCCGCCGCTGCCATCTCGCGCCTGCAGAGCCACGCCCTGAGCAGCCTGCAGCAATCCGGCACGCTGGATAACGGCAACCTGCAGACCACCTGGCAAACCGAAATACCCGTCCGCCACGGCCAGGAGTTCATCCCTCTGCAAGTAAAACTGCAGCGCGAAGAAACCCCGGAACAGCAGGCCGAACGTCAGCAGCGTGAGCCGCAAGACCCGCTGCAGGCACTGTGGCGGATCGACCTGGCGTTCGACCTGGCACCACTGGGGCCCTTGCAGGTTCGGGCACAACTGAGCCAGGGGCGTCTGTCCGGCCAGCTGTGGGCCGAGCGCGAGCAGACCGCGCGGCTGATCGACAGCCAGCTCGGCGCTCTGCGCGAACGCCTGCTGGCGCGTGGCCTGGAAGTCGGCGACCTGGAATGCCACCCCGGCATTCCACCACAGGGCCCGCGCACGCGGGTGGAACAACGCTGGGTGGATGAAACCGCATGACCCACAAGCAACCGCGCCAGGCCATCGCCCTCAATTACGATGGCCAGCAGGCCCCCACGCTGACCGCCAAGGGCGACGACGAGCTGGCCGAAGCCATCCTGGCCCTGGCCCGCGAACATGAAGTGCCGATCTACGAAAACGCCGAGCTGGTGCGCCTGCTGGCGCGCCTGGAGCTTGGCGAACAAATCCCCGAAGCTCTCTACCTGACCATCGCCGAAATCATTGCCTTCGCCTGGCAACTGCGCGGCCGGGTTCCGGTCGGCTTCAGCGACGAGCCCGCCACCGAGCGCGACATCACGCCCGACCCATTGCGCCTGCCACCAGGCTGATCCCTGTAGATATCTACCGCAGCCAGCGAGCCTCGACAACGCAGCCTTGCCCGTTCCTCCAACCGAGCAAGGTAACCCCCATGTCTGCCAGCAGAATCAACGTCAGCGGTGTGCAGTACGTCCGCGACCACTTGAGCAACATGCCACGCCCCGATCGCGAGGCCAATCGGCGGATCCGCCAGTGGCTGGCCAAGCGTGGCCTCGACCTCGACCCCGAACAGATCGATGTCGTCACCCTGCATTACCGCGCTGATGGCCCGCGCGCCTACCTGGCGGCAGTGACCCAGCGCCAGAGCCTGGCGCAGGCGCTGCTGGGCAACTGGCAAGGTGAATCCAGCAATGATCTGCTCGATGCCCTGATCAAGCCCTCCTGGGCCGGTACCCTGCCCGATGGCCCGTTGCGCATGGTCGAAACCTTGCCAGCGCCAGCCTTCAACCACCCTGGCGCGGCCCACCAAGTGTTCAATGGTCTGTTCCGGCGAACCAAACCCGCCCGTTACGACGCCTCGACGCACCTTCCGATAGCCGCCGAAGCGTTTCAACAGTTCATCGCCGCGCTGGACTTCCACACGCCGTTCAAAGCCATGCTGGACGATTACTGGCGCAACCATCTGCACAGCTACCGATTGTCCAGCAAGCTCAATTTCGTCGCCGCCTGCAACCTTCAGGTCGCCCAAGGCAGCCTCAGCGATGCCGGACGCCAACTGGCCTGGCGTGCCGCCGACCTGCTGCCGCGCGGCCAAGGCCTGCGCCTGAGCACCCTGAATATCTATGGCTATGCCGCAACCGACCTGTTGTACATCAACGACGCCAGTAGCGATCTGACCCTGCTCTACGCCCCAGGCAACAGCGCTCCGCTGTTGGAGTTCGCCAGCGAGACGCTACTCAAGGACTGGGTTGGCCAACAATGCAAGGCCCCCGCCAGCCGCCAGGCCCTCAGGCAGCACTTCAGACTGGCCGACGGCCCCCAGGGCATGGACTTCAGTGGCCTCGATACCGCCCTGGAAGGCCTGGGCGAATATCCCCGCAGGCATCGTTTGCCGCCGGAGCACGGCTTCTTCAACGACGATGGCACCTGGTCGCCCCGCGACTACGTGAACTATCGGCCCGGTAAATACAGCCCCAGAATCGCTGGCGACCTGTTCCAGGCCCTGGCTGAGCGGCAGCGCCAGCGCAGCTACGACGATGCCGACTTCATCATCACCACCGACAGTGACGTCACCAAGGCACGTTGGCGCACCTACCTCAACACCACGCTCAACCTGCTAGCACCGCTGAGCCTTGTGGTACCTGGCCTGGCACCGCTGCTGGCGCTCGGTGGCATCGCCCAGCTCGGCCTTGGGCTGGACCAGGCCATCAATGGCAAGGGCCTGCAAGACAGGCAAGACGGCGTGGCCGACATCGCCTGGGGCCTGCTCAATGCCGTGCCGCTGATCGTGCACGGGGTTGCCCGCAGCAAGGTACTGTTCGAAAGCAAGAGCGACCGTTTCGTAGTGCCAAGCCGCCTCAACGATCAGCTCGGTTACCCGCTCAGCCCGCTTTCACCGCCGCACCTGCCAGACGTCGATATCGCGCCCTACTTTCATATCCCTGACCCTATCCCGCCATTGCCGGAAGGCGATCAAGCTGTGGCCGACTCGGTGATACGGGTCCCTCGCTACGATGGCACACCAGATAACCTCGACGCGCGTATCAATACCTACAACGCACGCGTCATCTACGACATGGAGCGAGACGCCTTCATTCAGCAACACGCACTCAATGACGTCGACCCGATTGCCTACATCGCCCGCCCTGGCAGCCGCGATCTGGTGCCGGCAGGTACCGGTCGGGAAGTCAGCAACGCCACACGCATGCGCACCCTTCGGGCATTGGGCGTCGACTTGCCACTGCCGGTGGATTTTCCTCTGGTGCCGGACGAGAGCAGCCAGGCAATCCCGAAAACGATCTCTTGCCTTTGGGTTGGCGACAAGGTGATCGACCCGTCGCTGATCGCCAACCTGGCAAGCAATGCCGCACGCGCCAACGACAGTGCCTACGCTATCCGTTTGTTTCTTTCTGCTGAGTCGCCATCGGCCTACGCCGAAAACCTGCGCCTCCTCGCCGAGCACGCCCCGGGCCTGCAGGTGCTGCCGCTGGAAGAGCAAACCTTCTTCCGCACCTTCCAGCAAGGCCGATACTACGCCCAGTATCAGGCCGCGCTGGACGGCAACGGCGGGGTGGCGTGCAACTTCGCCTCAGCTTCCGACGTCCTGCGTTACCCCATGCTGCACCATGAAGGTGGGCTGTACATGGATGTGGACGACTACCTGCTGGCAGCGGGCGAACCACGCCTGGTCGTCGACGGGCACCCCGTCGGCAACCCTGGTGAAGCGCTCGATCAGGTTGCACTGCTCACCGCCCCGGATGGCCTGCTGCTGCCGCCCCCGATGTCCAACGAGAAAATGAGCATGAACTGCCTCTACAACACCAGCGTGATCGGCAGCCATGCAGGCAACCCCACGCTCGAGGCAATTTCCGAGGAAATGCTCGCTCGTTATCAGACCAATCAGGATTTCTACGACAGTAAGCCGAGCCTGGCCGAAGACCCTGCTGGCTTCTATCGCTACGCCAGGCGCCTGAGCTACCTGACAGGGCCTGACCTGCTCACCCATGTTGTCGATCAACGCCTGCCGGTTCTGCGCACCCTGCGCCAGATCATGAGCTTGTACAACATGCCGCGCATCCACTCATGGCAGTTCATCACACTTGACCATTACCAACAGGCATTGCGCAACCTGCTACCGCTGAACCGCCTGGTCAAGGTCGGCGGCAACCATTCCTGGGCCACGACCTGAGTACATACATACCCCTTGCGGCATCGGGCCTGCGTCCATCATGCAGGCCCCACGACAATGGCAGGTCAGCACATGACGACTCAATTGCACCCATCCGGGATCCAGCACGCACGCGATCACCTCACCCATATCCCGCGCCCCGATCGGCTCAGCATCAAACGCATACGGGAGTGGGCCAAGGCCCAGGGTTCAGACTTCGATCCCGACACCGCCG carries:
- the ccmB gene encoding heme exporter protein CcmB; amino-acid sequence: MGGMSVFILLLRREARLLFRRPAELANPLVFFAIVVALFPLAVGPESQLLQTLSPGLVWVAALLSVLLSLDGLFRSDFEDGSLEQWVLSPHPLAMLVLAKVLAHWIFSGLALVLLAPLLALMLGLPSHCLPVLLGSLLLGTPVLSLLGAVGAALTVGLKRGGLLLALLILPLYIPVLILGSGALQAALQNMPATGHLLWLASLTALAVTLAPFAIAAGLKISVGE
- the ccmD gene encoding heme exporter protein CcmD; the protein is MSFASFGDFLAMGHHALYVWSAYGICLAVLALNVAAPLLARRRYLQDEARRLRRENHQ
- a CDS encoding dermonecrotic toxin domain-containing protein, with protein sequence MSASRINVSGVQYVRDHLSNMPRPDREANRRIRQWLAKRGLDLDPEQIDVVTLHYRADGPRAYLAAVTQRQSLAQALLGNWQGESSNDLLDALIKPSWAGTLPDGPLRMVETLPAPAFNHPGAAHQVFNGLFRRTKPARYDASTHLPIAAEAFQQFIAALDFHTPFKAMLDDYWRNHLHSYRLSSKLNFVAACNLQVAQGSLSDAGRQLAWRAADLLPRGQGLRLSTLNIYGYAATDLLYINDASSDLTLLYAPGNSAPLLEFASETLLKDWVGQQCKAPASRQALRQHFRLADGPQGMDFSGLDTALEGLGEYPRRHRLPPEHGFFNDDGTWSPRDYVNYRPGKYSPRIAGDLFQALAERQRQRSYDDADFIITTDSDVTKARWRTYLNTTLNLLAPLSLVVPGLAPLLALGGIAQLGLGLDQAINGKGLQDRQDGVADIAWGLLNAVPLIVHGVARSKVLFESKSDRFVVPSRLNDQLGYPLSPLSPPHLPDVDIAPYFHIPDPIPPLPEGDQAVADSVIRVPRYDGTPDNLDARINTYNARVIYDMERDAFIQQHALNDVDPIAYIARPGSRDLVPAGTGREVSNATRMRTLRALGVDLPLPVDFPLVPDESSQAIPKTISCLWVGDKVIDPSLIANLASNAARANDSAYAIRLFLSAESPSAYAENLRLLAEHAPGLQVLPLEEQTFFRTFQQGRYYAQYQAALDGNGGVACNFASASDVLRYPMLHHEGGLYMDVDDYLLAAGEPRLVVDGHPVGNPGEALDQVALLTAPDGLLLPPPMSNEKMSMNCLYNTSVIGSHAGNPTLEAISEEMLARYQTNQDFYDSKPSLAEDPAGFYRYARRLSYLTGPDLLTHVVDQRLPVLRTLRQIMSLYNMPRIHSWQFITLDHYQQALRNLLPLNRLVKVGGNHSWATT
- a CDS encoding flagellar hook-length control protein FliK, with the translated sequence MTEINSLGAQTAINPQAIKAQLTGELLNLTQAQPGLLKPGETAQAEVLAMRQSGSTFQLVLQVIQASGSQTQLQATASQPFAQGSQFTISQPESNRLAVMVQQASASNVATLTQLDTSKVPVGTLLQGKVLTNQPLPQAAGEVASFRSQVSLLNTAQAGATLTIDSPRPLPIGSLLSALVQGDQSLRFVPLSGRQEQLNIAQQLLTQQGRQASLPGLLGALQQIANSPGSDGELRSTASNLLASLPDARQLSDGKTLAQALSNSGAFLEAKLLGGLSASVATDLKAQLVRLVAQASASAQASPVTAASTLAQALPAMARSALGMLDRVSPRTPPGAFPLPSRLLQAMENEGDLQQLLRLAAAAISRLQSHALSSLQQSGTLDNGNLQTTWQTEIPVRHGQEFIPLQVKLQREETPEQQAERQQREPQDPLQALWRIDLAFDLAPLGPLQVRAQLSQGRLSGQLWAEREQTARLIDSQLGALRERLLARGLEVGDLECHPGIPPQGPRTRVEQRWVDETA
- the ccmE gene encoding cytochrome c maturation protein CcmE, translating into MNPQRKKRLFIILGLLAGVAVAVGFALSALQQNINLFYTPTQIANGEAPLDTRIRAGGMVEKGSVQRSSDSLDVRFVVTDFNKSVPITYRGILPDLFREGQGIVALGKLNGDGVVVADEVLAKHDEKYMPPEVTKALKESGQAASGAGAKP
- the ccmA gene encoding cytochrome c biogenesis heme-transporting ATPase CcmA → MTLHLQAVGLACERDWRLLFEHLDFELRPGDMLQISGPNGSGKTSLLRLLAGLMQPTAGQILLGGQPLGEKRHALASILLWIGHAAGIKDLLTAEENLTWLCALHQPATPEAIWSALEAVGLRGFEDVACHTLSAGQQRRVALARLHLDSPPLWILDEPFTALDKQGVAQLEVHLAAHCEQGGTVVLTTHHTLECKPTGYRELNLGQWAA
- a CDS encoding heme ABC transporter permease, with protein sequence MKMSWTWFHKLGSPKWFYAISGRMLPWLAVSAVLLLVTGVVWGLAFAPEDYQQGNSFRIIYIHVPAAMLAQSCYVLLAVAGVVGLVWKMKLADVALQCAAPIGAWMTAVALVTGAIWGKPTWGSWWVWDARLTSMLILLFLYFGIIALGQAISNRDSAAKACAVLAIVGVINIPIIKYSVEWWNTLHQGATFTLTEKPAMPAEMWLPLLCTALGFYCFFGAVLLLRMRLEVLKREARASWVKDEVLNSLGRRAAR
- a CDS encoding EscU/YscU/HrcU family type III secretion system export apparatus switch protein; its protein translation is MTHKQPRQAIALNYDGQQAPTLTAKGDDELAEAILALAREHEVPIYENAELVRLLARLELGEQIPEALYLTIAEIIAFAWQLRGRVPVGFSDEPATERDITPDPLRLPPG